The Streptomyces sp. NBC_00236 DNA window AACGGTCGCGCGATCGTTTCTTACGGGAACCCGGATACGGCGCGGAATGTTTCGGCTTATGTGCCGGGGTTGAATACTTCGCTGGATGCGGATTTCGCGAAGAATGACCTTAAGCGGGCGTTGGACACCGCCAAGGGTGTCAGCAAGTACGACCATTCGAATGCCTCGATTGTTTGGCTAGGCTACGACGCTCCCCAGTCGCCAGACGGCCTTGGCAGTCTTGATGTAATGGGGAACGAGAAAGCAGTGAAGGGTGGGAGTTCATTCCACCAGTTCATGGGTGGCCTGTCGGCTACCAATGAGAATGATGATCCCCACTTCACAGCTATTGGGCACTCGTACGGATCGCGCACAGTAGGCGCTGCCACACAGCACGGCGGTGGACTTCCAGGAGTTGACGACATCGTCCTGGTTGGGAGCCCGGGAGTCGGCGTAAATCGTGCTGAGGATCTCGGTGTAGGCAGGGATCACGTTTTCGTCGGTGCGGCAGAGAACGATGTCGTGACCAAGCTTCCTTCAAAGCAGCAGAGTGCAGTCGGTGTTGCTGTTCTAGCTGCTACTGGGCCTGTAGGCGCGCACCTCCTTGGGGGGATGGCTGACGAAGACGACGACGACCTGTGGTTTGGAAGGGACCCGGCAAGTGGGGCCTTCGGTGCCAGGCGATTTCCAGTGAACGAGGGGCCTCAGGTCATCGGAAGGGATGGGGTGTCCATCGATGCGCACTCTCAGTATTTCGACCCGAAGCGTGATGCCATGTCGTCGGACAGTATCGCTTTGATTGCTGCTGGACGGGCTGACAAGGTCAAGACGGAGGAGTCTCGTTGAAGGTCAGGGTTTCGGTCGCAGTTGGAGTTCTGCTCCTGTGTGCGCCGCTAGTGGGATGCGAGCATGAATTGGGCAAGTCTGACGGGGATGGGCGCCTAAAGATGAACATGCAGGATGCTGCAGATCGTGCAGATGGAATTCTTGATGCTGTCCTAGCGGAGGTCAAACCTGCCGTTCATTGGGCGCATGGTCCGACCAGTTCAGGAAGCTGCGATGTGTCGCGAATGCGCGTCGTTATGACGATTGTTTCCGAACATCGGCGCGGTAGTCTTTTGGGGGTAGTAGATCGCTTTTGGCGTAAGAGCGGGTATAGGATCAAAGCGATTAACAAGGATGTTGACGTGCCCGCGATCTATGCGCAGACAAAGGACGGATTCGGTGTATCGCTGAGCGTCGGAGGGCAGGGGCAAGCTTTCTTTGAAGTAGACAGCCCCTGCGTGGAGGAGTCCGACGTAGCCGAGTCCACCGCGGCGCCCAACGGGCCCTCCTACGAGGGCGTCTACCCCTTGCCCCGCCCCAACGTCCACTCCGACTTCTGGTCCACCGGCGCATCCTGATGCCCCATCAGTGACCCAAATGACTCGTACACACCGTCGAAAACACCCATGAACCCCTCCCCGATGGGGGATGGTTGAGGGGTGCGGAAATACTGGATGGCAGGTGGGATCGGCGCCGGCGTCGCCATGCTCTTCGTGGCGCTGCTCGTCGTCGGTACGTACTCCGCCGCTGCCGGCCTCACGGGTGGCGGGGGCGGGGCCGTGGCGTTGGCCAAGGGGGCCGTGCCGGCCAAGTATCAGCCTCTTGTGCAGAAGTGGGGCAACCTCTGCCCCGCCATCAACCCCGCCCTCCTCGCCGCCCAGCTCTACCAGGAGAGCGGCTGGAATCCGCGGGCCCAGAGTCCGGCCGCCGCTCAGGGCATCGCGCAGTTCATCCCGGGGACCTGGGCTTCGCACGGGCTCGACGGGGACAACGACGGGGACCGGGACGTCTGGGATCCCGCCGATGCGATTCCGTCCGCCGCCTCGTACGACTGCGAGCTGGCCGGGTACGTGAAGAAGGTGCCCGGGGACCCCACCGACAACATGCTGGCCGCCTACAACGCAGGTGCGTACCGCGTCATCAAGTCCGGCGGGGTTCCCGCCATCGCGGAGACGCAGAACTACGTCAAGATCATCCGGACCCTGGAGAAGAGCTTCGCCCGGCCCGTCGGGCGGGTGCAGCCGTCTCAGCAGGCCGCGGGCGCCATCTACTTCGCCCAGAAGAAGCTCGGTACGAAGTACCTGTGGGGCGGCAACGGCACCCCGGAGCAGGGTGGCCGGTTCGACTGTTCGGGGCTGACCCAGGCCGCGTACCGGACCGTCGGCATCGAGCTGCCACGTGTGGCGAACGATCAGTACAACGCCGGGCCGCACCCCTCGCGCGACGAGCTGCTCCCCGGGGACCTGGTGTTCTTCTCCGACGATCTCAGCAACTCGCGGGCCATTCACCATGTCGGTCTGTATGTCGGGGGCGGGTACATGATCAACGCCCCGTACACCGGTGCCGTCATCCGGTTCGACAAGATCGACACGCCCGACTACTTCGGTGCGACACGCGTCACCAAGGACGGTGCCGCGGCCCTTCCGACCGCGCAGCCGGCGGCCTGACGTGGGAGCGTCCGTGGCCGGAACTCTCTGTGAAGCCTGGGCCCTGAGCTGCGACGATGAGTCACTCTTCGATAACGTCATGGTGATCATTCGGTAGAGAGTGGAACGTACGCACGGAACGCGTCGTTCTCTGGTTGGACCGGGGCCGCAGCCACTGACCTAGCGTCGCCCCGACGCACGTAAGTGACCGAACCGAATACGGGGGTTCGTCATAGCGGCGCACATGGGTGTGTGCCGCAGCAGCAGACAAGGCAAGGGGCCGCGGCAGATGGCTGGACTCGCACTGGATGGGTCGAACCCCGACGTCAGCCTGCTCTACGACATCAACGGGCTCGCGAAGTCCGCTCCCACCTGGTTCGACCGGGTCATGGAGTTCGTCGGTGAGTACGGAATCATGCTCGGCATGGTCCTGGTGGTCCTGTGGTGCTGGTGGAGTGTCCGCCGGCGCGGCACGGCCGAGGACTCGGTCAGTGCGGTCGCCGGGCTCGTCTGGGCACCGCTCGCGGCCGGGATCGCCCTGCTGATCAACATCCCGATCCGTGGATTCGTGGAACGGCCGCGTCCGTTCAAGGACCACCAGGGGCTCGACGTCCTGGTGGACGGGAAGAACGACTTCTCCTTCGTCAGTGACCACGCCACCATGGCGATGGCCCTCGGCGTCGGGCTCTTCGTGGCGAACCGGAAGTTCGGCATCGCGGCGATCGCGCTCGCCCTGCTGGAAGGGTTCTGCCGGATCTACATGGGCGTTCACTACCCGACCGACGTCATCGGCGGCTTCGCGCTCGGCACGGCCGCCGCGCTGCTCCTCGCGCCGCTCGCCATGATGCTGCTGACCCCCCTGGTGGGCGCGGTCTCACGGTCGGGCCGGCTGGGCAGGCTGGTCAGGTCGCGCAGCCCGCTCGCGGCGGCGGCCGGGGACGGCGGCGAGGCGCTCGGGATCCCCGAGCCGCGGCCCGGTTCGGGCGGCGGCTCGGAAGGCGAGAAGGGGCTGGCCGCCTAGCGCGGAGGGTGAGGGGCGGTCGGCGGACAGCCGGGGCGGGGGGGGGGGGGGGTGCGGTCCCGGTACCGCACCCCCCCCCCGCCCCGCACGTCACAGTGATTGCGGGTACGTGAAGAACCCCTCCGGGTCGTACCGCTTCTTCACCTCGCCGAGCCGGCCCAGCGCGGAGCCGTAATAGGCCGTGCGCCAGTCCGTCAGGGCCGGGTCCGCGTAGTTCTGGTACGCCGCCCCCGAGGCGTAGGGGCGCAGCGCGGCATGGGTGTCTTTCAGCCACTTCTGCTGAGCGGCGCCGGCCGTCCCCGTGCGCCACGCCCCGATGTACTGGGCGAGCATCCGTGAACCGCGGTGGACGAACGCGGTGGACTGCGGGTCGATCCGGTTGATCGCGCCGCCCAGTGCGGTGAGGGCGACCGAGCCGCCGCCGCCCCGGTCCCCGGGGATCCGGGTGAAGGCCTCGGTCCGGTCGAGGAGGGTTTGGACGCCCTCCGGGGGCAGCGAGCGGTCGTAGAAGTCGGACGCCGCCGCGTACGTCTCGCGCTGGAGCGAACCCTGCGGATCGCGGCCCGGAGTGGTGCCGGGCAGGTGGCACTGGGCGTCCGTGATGCCGGAGCAGCCCGCGTACACGAGCATCGCCTCCTGGTAGCTGCGGCGGCGCAGCGAGACGGACGAAGCGGAGGCGCCGATCCGGTCGGCGAGGCGGTCGACGGCGTTCTGCAGGTCGCCGTACGTGCCGAGGCTGAAGGCCGAGACGGACACCGTCGGGTTGCCGCCGCCCGGGCCCGCCGCGACATGTACGGAGGACCAGATCTCGTCCGGCTGGTCCGGGCCCCACTCCTGCCAGGCCGTCACCACGGCCCGGGCGCGCGACCAGGGCCAGGACATGTACGCGGCGACGGTCTGCGGGGCGGGTCGGGTGCGGAAGCGGAGCTCGGTGACGACGCCGAAGTTGCCGTTGCCCGCGCCGCGCAGCGCCCAGAAGAGGTCGGGGTGGTGCTTGGCGTCGGTGGTGAGCGTCCTGCCGTCGGCGGTGACGAGCGTCGCACCCGTGAGGCTGTCGCACGTCAGACCGTACGCGCGCGAGGCGACGCCGTGACCGCCGCCGAGGGTGAGGCCGGATATGCCGACCGTGGGGCAGGAGCCGCCGGGGACGGCCAGGCCGTGCGCGGCGAGGCCCTGGTAGACGTCGAGGAGCCGGGCTCCCGCGCCGATCGTGCCGTCACCCCCGACCTGCTTCAGTGACGAGACGTCAATGACCAGCCGCCCGTTGCCGCTCGACCAGCCGCCGTAGGAGTGCCCGCCGCTGCGGATGGCGACGGGTACGGAGCCGCGCCGGGCGAACGCCAGGCACTCGCGGACGTCCGCCTCGTGCCGGACGTAGGCGACCGCGGCCGGTGTCTGGTCGTCGTAGCGGGTGTTGTAGAGCTGACGGGCGGTCGGGTAGGCCGCGTCGTCGGGGCGTACGAGGGAACCCGCGAGGCTCTTGGCCAGGGCCGGCCAGTCCGCCGGAACGGCCGGTGAGGTCGTCGACGGGGTGGCGGGGGAGCCGGTCGTGGCCGTCGACGGGGCAGGGGTGGGGCCGGCGGCCGGAGGGCCGGGGCTCGTGCCGTCGCACGCGGCAGTGGCGGCGGTGAGTACGGCCGCGGCACCGGCGCTCAGGACGGTGCGCCGGTTCGGCAGGGTCATCGGGCCTCCGGAGTGGGGGAGGGAGGGGCGAGGGGAGGCCTGTGGTCAGGCCGTGGCCGTGCGGTGGTCCTCGGCGTCCGTACGGGCCCGGTCGCGGGAGCGGCGGGCCGGGCCCGACCAGCCGCAGCTGCAGCGGGCGGTGCAGAACGAGCCGCGTTCGACGGTGGTGGCTTCGTGGGCGGGCCGGGCCGGTGGGACGGCCGGCGGGACCTCGGCGGTGTGTTGGTCGTACACGCGTCCAAGGTACTGGGCAGGGCCGTCCGGTGGTGAGGGGTGTGCGGGCGGCGTTACGGGGCGCACGGGCCGTCGTTATGCGGAACGGGTGGGGAGCTCGGGCAGGCGGTCGGCGTTGGGGGTTGGCAGGCGATGGTGGTGCAGCAGCACAGGTCCGGAGGCGGGGCGCGCGCTGTGTGCGCCCTCGCGGTCGTGGGCGTGATGATGGCGGCCGCCGGGTGCGCCGGGGACGGTGGGGGCGGGGATCGCGCCGCGGCCGACGACCGGTCCGGTGCGGGCGCCGTCGCAGCGGTGCGGCGGGTCGCGGCGGTGCTGGTGGGGCCGGGCTCCGGGTCCGCTGCCGGGAGCGCCGAGGTGGTCACGTCCATGGAGACGGCGGCCGGTGGCACCCGCGTGACGATCCGGGGCAAGGGGGCGTACGACTTCCGTACCCAGTCCGGCCGGCTCAAGGTCGTGCTGCCGCAGGACCCGGCGGGCGAGGACGAGCACCGGCCCATCACGGAACTGCTGGCCCCGGGTGCGCTGTACATGATGAACCGCGGGGCCGGGGTGCCCGCGGACAAGTGGGTCAGGATCGACACGACGGCGCTGGCGGACGGCAACCTGGTGACCGGCGGCGTCACCGACCCGATGGCCGCGGCCGAACTGCTGGGCGGGGTGAGCGCGGTGACGTACGTGGGGGAGACCGACCTGGCCGGGGTCACCGTGCGGCACTACCGGGGGACCACCGACATCGGACGTGCCGCGCGCCGGGCCTCGGCCGCTTCCCGCGGTGCGCTGACGGCGGCGGCGAACGGGTTCCGTACGGACACGGTGCCGTTCGACGCGTATCTGGACGAGCAGGGCCGGCTGCGCAAGGTGCGCCACCGGTTCAGCTTCGTCAACGAGGGGCAGACGCGGGAGGTGGTGTCGACGACGCTGCTGTACGGGTTCGGCGTGGCGGTCTCCGTACCGTTGCCGGACGCGCGCGACATCTACACCGGAGAGATCGAACAGGGACGCGCGCCGGGAACCTCGGACCGGACCCGGGCCGGAACCAGGCCGTCCGCGGGCCGTTCCTAGGCATCCGGTGGCGGCGAAATGGTCCGTCCGTGCCATGCGCGGTGTGTGCCGCGGTCCCTACTCTGGGAAGCCGGCGACGGCAGTGAGAGGTGAGTGACGTGGTGACGCTCAGCCCGCGGACCGTATCGGACCATGTGGCTCTCGCCGAGATCGAGCTCTGCGGGGAGCTGATGATCGCGGCGTCCGCGGCCATCGGGGAGCGGCTCAGCACCGACCGTATCGACGAGGTGCTCGACGTGAAGGTGATCACCGAGCGCACCACCGTCCCCCGGCAGGCGGATCACCGGGGGTGACGGGGCGGGCGGGCGACAGGCGCGGGCCGAGGCTCTGATCGGGCGCGCAGCAGACGGGTCAGGCGCGCAACGGACAGGTCGGGCGCGCAGCAGACGGGTCAGGCGGGCAACGGACAGGTCAGCTGCGCAGTCGGCGGGTCAGGTACGCAGCAGGCGGGCGATGGCCTTGGTGGCCTCCTCGACCTTCGCGTCGATCTCCTCGCCGCCCTTGACCGCGGCATCGGCGACGCAGTGCCGCAGGTGCTCCTCCAGCAGCTGGAGCGCGAAGGACTGGAGCGCCTTGGTGGACGCCGACACCTGGGTCAGTATGTCGATGCAGTAGACGTCCTCGTCGACCATGCGCTGCAGGCCGCGGATCTGGCCCTCGATGCGGCGCAGACGCTTGAGGTGCTCGGCCTTCTGGTGGTGGTAGCCGTGTATCCCGCGGTCGTGGTCGGTCACGATCGCTTCGGCGGGAGCCGTGGCGTCGGCCGTGCCCGCGCCGTCCGCCGCGTCGGGCGACCGATCCGCCTCGGTGGCCTCGGTAGTGGTCATTGCTGCCTCCCGTTTTCCCTTTACCCTGCCGTTTATATACCCCTGGTGGGTATATCTTAACGAATTCAGCTGAAACGTGACCGGGGCCCCGTGCTGATCACTGTGCCTGATGCGCGACACTGAAGAATGCCGGTTAGCCGTGGCCGGATGATGCGCCTAGCATCAGCCTGACCGAATCCAAAGCACCCCGAGGACCCCACGTGCGCTTTCGTCTGACCCCCAGGGAGACGAGCTTCTACGACATGTTCTCCGCATCCGCGGACAACATCGTCACGGGCTCGAAACTCCTGATGGAACTGCTCGGGGCGGATTCTGCCTCCCGAGTCGAGATCGCGGAGCGCATGCGGGCAGCGGAGCACGCGGGGGACGATGCCACCCACGCGATCTTCCACCAGCTGAACTCCTCATTCATCACGCCCTTCGACCGCGAGGACATTTACAACCTCGCCTCGTCGCTCGACGACATCATGGACTTCATGGAGGAGGCCGTCGACCTGGTCGTTCTGTACCAGGTGGACGAGCTCCCCAAGGGCGTCGAGCAGCAGGTCGAGGTACTGGCACGGGCGGCGGAACTCACCGCCGCGGCCATGCCGAACCTGCGGACCATGGACAACCTCACCGAGTACTGGATCGAGGTCAACCGCCTGGAGAACCAGGCCGACCAGATCCACCGCAAGCTGCTCGCCCAGCTCTTCAACGGCAAGTACGACGCCATAGAGGTGCTGAAGCTGAAGCAGATCGTGGACGTGCTGGAAGAGGCTGCGGACGCGTTCGAGCACGTCGCGAACACGGTGGAGACCATCGCGGTCAAGGAGTCCTGAACCACGTGGACACCTTTGTACTGGTCGTGACCATCGGCGTCGCGCTCGGCTTCACGTACACGAACGGCTTCCACGACTCGGCGAACGCCATCGCCACGTCGGTCTCCACCCGCGCGCTCACCCCCCGTGCGGCCCTGGCCATGGCGGCGGTGATGAACCTCGCCGGCGCGTTCCTCGGCAGCGGGGTCGCCAAGACCGTCAGTGAGGGTCTGATCGCGACGCCCACGGGCGACAAGGGGATGGGAATCCTCTTCGCCGCACTGGTCGGCGCGATCATCTGGAACCTGATCACCTGGTACTTCGGCCTGCCCTCGTCGTCGTCCCATGCCCTGTTCGGCGGTATGGTCGGCGCCGCGCTCGCGGGCGGCACGCTGGTGCACTGGAGCGGGGTGCTCGACAAGGTCGTCATCCCGATGTTCATCTCGCCGGTGATCGGCCTGGTGGTCGGCTACCTCGTGATGGTCGCCATCATGTGGATGTTCCGGAAGTCCAACCCGCACAAGGCCAAGCGCGGCTTCCGGATCGCGCAGACGGTCTCGGCCGCGGGCATGGCGCTCGGGCACGGTCTCCAGGACGCGCAGAAGACGATGGGCATCGTGGTGATGGCCCTGGTCATCTCCGGTCACGAGACGTACAGCGACCCGATCCCGGTCTGGGTGAAGCTCGTCTGCGCGCTGATGCTGTCGCTGGGTACGTACGCCGGTGGCTGGCGCATCATGCGTACGCTCGGCCGGAAGATCATCGAGCTGGACCCGCCGCAGGGCTTCGCCGCGGAGACGACGGGGGCCTCGATCATGTTCGGTTCGGCGTTCCTGTTCCACGCGCCGATCTCGACGACGCACGTCATCACCTCGGCGATCATGGGTGTCGGAGCCACGAAACGGGTGAACGCGGTCCGCTGGGGTGTGGCGAAGAACATCATCCTGGGGTGGTTCATCACGATGCCGGCAGCGGCTCTGGTGGCCGCCGCGAGCTACGGGGTCGTCTTCCTGCTGTTCGGCTGACCGCCGGCCCGCACACCGTACGAACGGGTCCGCCCCGCTCTCCTCGTGGAGAGCGGGGCGGACCCTTCGCCTTGTGGTGGCACCGCCATGCAGCACCCCAAGGCCGTCTGCGGGAACCCTCAGCCGAAGCGGCCGGAGATGTAGTCCTCCGTGGCCTGGACCGAGGGGTTGGAGAAGATGCGTTCCGTCTCGTCGATCTCGACGAGCTTGCCGGGCATGCCGACCGCCGCGAGGTTGAAGAACGCCGTACGGTCCGAGACCCGGGCCGCCTGCTGCATGTTGTGCGTCACGATGACGATCGTGAAGCGCTCCTTCAGCTCGCCGATCAGGTCCTCGATGGCGAGGGTGGAGATCGGGTCCAGGGCGGAGCACGGCTCGTCCATCAGCAGGACGTCCGGCTCGACCGCGATGGCGCGGGCGATGCACAGACGCTGCTGCTGACCGCCGGAGAGACCGGAGCCGGGCTTGTTCAGCCGGTCCTTGACCTCGTTCCACAGGTTCGCGCCACGCAGCGACTTCTCCACGATGTCGGCCAGGGCGTTCTTGCGGTACGAGCCGTTGAGCCGCAGGCCCGCCGCGACGTTGTCGAAGATCGACATGGTCGGGAACGGGTTCGGGCGCTGGAAGACCATGCCGACCGTGCGGCGCACGGTGACCGGGTCGACGTTCGATCCGTACAGGTTCTCGTCGTCCAGCAGCACCTTGCCCTCGACGCGGCCACCGGGGGTGACCTCGTGCATCCGGTTCAGGGTGCGCAGGAAGGTGGACTTGCCGCAGCCGGACGGGCCGATGAAGGCGGTCACGGAGCGGGGCTCCACGGTCATGGAGATGTCGTCGATCGCCTTGTGGCTGCCGTAGAAGGCGGACAGGCCACTGATGTCGATGCGCTTGGCCATCTGAATCACTGCTTTCTACTGGCCTCAGCGGCCGGTCTTCGGGGCCTTCCAGCGGGCGATGCCGCGGGCCACCAGATTGAGGATCATGACGAAGGCGATCAGGACCAGGGCAGCGGCCCAGGCGCGGTCGTAGGACGCGGCCTCACCGATCTTGTACTGCTCGTAGATGTAGAACGGCAGTGACGACTGGGCGCCTTCGAAGGGGTTCGGGTTGATCAGCTGACTGCCGAAGACCAGCAGGATGATCGGCGCGGTCTCGCCCGCGATGCGCGCGATGGCGAGCATGACGCCGGTGGCGATGCCGCCGATCGCGGTCGGCAGGACCACCTTCAGGATGGTGCGCCACTTCGGGATGCCGAGGGCGAGGGAGGCCTCGCGGAGCTCGTTCGGTACGAGCTTCAGCATCTCCTCGGTGGAGCGGACCACGACCGGCATCATCAGGATCGTCAGGGCCAGCGCGCCCATCAGGCCGGAGGGCTCAAGCCCTGCGATCAGCATGATCGAGAGGATGAAGAGACCGGCGACGATGGACGGGATGCCGGTCATCACGTCGACGAAGAAGGTGACGGCCCTGGCCAGCGCGCCCTTGCCGTACTCCACCAGGTAGACCGCGGTGAGCAGGCCGAGCGGGGCGGAGATCAGGGTGGCGATGCCGACCTGCTCCAGGGTGCCGATCAGGGCGTGGTAGACGCCGCCGCTGGCCTCGGGTCCGAGGACACCGGCCATCGAGTGGGTCAGGAAGTAGCCGTCCAGGCGCTCCGAGCCCCGGCTGATGGTCGTCCACAGGAGGGATGCCAGCGGGACGACGGCGATCAGGAAGCAGACCCAGACGAGGCTGGTGGCGAGGCGGTCCTTGGCCTGGCGCTTGTTCTCCACGACGCTGGTCGCGACGTACGAGAGCGTCAGGAAGAGCAGCGCGGAGAGCAGGCCCCACTGGACCCGGCTGTGCCAGCCGGCGGCCGCGCCGATGCCGACGCCGAGGGCGATCGAGACGACGGCGAAGCCGAGCGGTGCCAGGCGGGGCAGGGCTCGGCTGCTGAGGCTGCTCACCGGCGCGGGCGGCGTGGGCGTCGGGCGGTCCTGGACGCTGGTGGATGCGTGGCTCATGCGTTGGCCCCCGAGTACTCCTTGCGGCGGGCGATGATGAGCCGCGCGGCGCCGTTGACCAGCAGGGTGAGGACGAAGAGGACCAGGCCGGAGGCGATCAGGGCGTCGCGCCCGAACGCGTCGGCCTCGCCGAACTTCGCGGCGATGTTCTGGGCGAACGTCCCGCCGCCCGGGTTGAGCACGTGCAGCGAGATGAGGAAGCTCGGCGACAGGACCGTGGCGACGGCCATCGTCTCGCCGAGCGCGCGGCCCAGGCCCAGCATCGAGGCGGAGATCACACCGGAGCGGCCGAACGGCAGCACCGAGAGGCGGATGACCTCCCAGCGGGTGGCGCCGAGCGCGAGCGCGGCCTCCTCGTTCATCTTCGGGACCTGGAGGAAGACCTCGCGGCTGACGCTGGTCACGATCGGCAGGATCATGATCGCGAGCAGGATGCCGACGGTGAAGAGCGAGCGGGCGACACCGATCTCGGTCTTCTCGAAGAGGTACGTCCAGCCGAAGAACTGGTCGAGCCAGAGGTTCAGGCCCTCCAGGTACGGGACGAGGACGAGCGCGCCCCAGATGCCGTAGACGATGCTGGGCACCGCGGCGAGCAGGTCGATGACGTACGCGATC harbors:
- a CDS encoding C40 family peptidase, whose product is MAGGIGAGVAMLFVALLVVGTYSAAAGLTGGGGGAVALAKGAVPAKYQPLVQKWGNLCPAINPALLAAQLYQESGWNPRAQSPAAAQGIAQFIPGTWASHGLDGDNDGDRDVWDPADAIPSAASYDCELAGYVKKVPGDPTDNMLAAYNAGAYRVIKSGGVPAIAETQNYVKIIRTLEKSFARPVGRVQPSQQAAGAIYFAQKKLGTKYLWGGNGTPEQGGRFDCSGLTQAAYRTVGIELPRVANDQYNAGPHPSRDELLPGDLVFFSDDLSNSRAIHHVGLYVGGGYMINAPYTGAVIRFDKIDTPDYFGATRVTKDGAAALPTAQPAA
- a CDS encoding phosphatase PAP2 family protein, encoding MAGLALDGSNPDVSLLYDINGLAKSAPTWFDRVMEFVGEYGIMLGMVLVVLWCWWSVRRRGTAEDSVSAVAGLVWAPLAAGIALLINIPIRGFVERPRPFKDHQGLDVLVDGKNDFSFVSDHATMAMALGVGLFVANRKFGIAAIALALLEGFCRIYMGVHYPTDVIGGFALGTAAALLLAPLAMMLLTPLVGAVSRSGRLGRLVRSRSPLAAAAGDGGEALGIPEPRPGSGGGSEGEKGLAA
- a CDS encoding FAD-binding oxidoreductase, whose product is MTLPNRRTVLSAGAAAVLTAATAACDGTSPGPPAAGPTPAPSTATTGSPATPSTTSPAVPADWPALAKSLAGSLVRPDDAAYPTARQLYNTRYDDQTPAAVAYVRHEADVRECLAFARRGSVPVAIRSGGHSYGGWSSGNGRLVIDVSSLKQVGGDGTIGAGARLLDVYQGLAAHGLAVPGGSCPTVGISGLTLGGGHGVASRAYGLTCDSLTGATLVTADGRTLTTDAKHHPDLFWALRGAGNGNFGVVTELRFRTRPAPQTVAAYMSWPWSRARAVVTAWQEWGPDQPDEIWSSVHVAAGPGGGNPTVSVSAFSLGTYGDLQNAVDRLADRIGASASSVSLRRRSYQEAMLVYAGCSGITDAQCHLPGTTPGRDPQGSLQRETYAAASDFYDRSLPPEGVQTLLDRTEAFTRIPGDRGGGGSVALTALGGAINRIDPQSTAFVHRGSRMLAQYIGAWRTGTAGAAQQKWLKDTHAALRPYASGAAYQNYADPALTDWRTAYYGSALGRLGEVKKRYDPEGFFTYPQSL
- a CDS encoding metal-sensitive transcriptional regulator → MTTTEATEADRSPDAADGAGTADATAPAEAIVTDHDRGIHGYHHQKAEHLKRLRRIEGQIRGLQRMVDEDVYCIDILTQVSASTKALQSFALQLLEEHLRHCVADAAVKGGEEIDAKVEEATKAIARLLRT
- a CDS encoding DUF47 domain-containing protein, whose translation is MRFRLTPRETSFYDMFSASADNIVTGSKLLMELLGADSASRVEIAERMRAAEHAGDDATHAIFHQLNSSFITPFDREDIYNLASSLDDIMDFMEEAVDLVVLYQVDELPKGVEQQVEVLARAAELTAAAMPNLRTMDNLTEYWIEVNRLENQADQIHRKLLAQLFNGKYDAIEVLKLKQIVDVLEEAADAFEHVANTVETIAVKES
- a CDS encoding inorganic phosphate transporter, producing the protein MDTFVLVVTIGVALGFTYTNGFHDSANAIATSVSTRALTPRAALAMAAVMNLAGAFLGSGVAKTVSEGLIATPTGDKGMGILFAALVGAIIWNLITWYFGLPSSSSHALFGGMVGAALAGGTLVHWSGVLDKVVIPMFISPVIGLVVGYLVMVAIMWMFRKSNPHKAKRGFRIAQTVSAAGMALGHGLQDAQKTMGIVVMALVISGHETYSDPIPVWVKLVCALMLSLGTYAGGWRIMRTLGRKIIELDPPQGFAAETTGASIMFGSAFLFHAPISTTHVITSAIMGVGATKRVNAVRWGVAKNIILGWFITMPAAALVAAASYGVVFLLFG
- the pstB gene encoding phosphate ABC transporter ATP-binding protein PstB, which encodes MAKRIDISGLSAFYGSHKAIDDISMTVEPRSVTAFIGPSGCGKSTFLRTLNRMHEVTPGGRVEGKVLLDDENLYGSNVDPVTVRRTVGMVFQRPNPFPTMSIFDNVAAGLRLNGSYRKNALADIVEKSLRGANLWNEVKDRLNKPGSGLSGGQQQRLCIARAIAVEPDVLLMDEPCSALDPISTLAIEDLIGELKERFTIVIVTHNMQQAARVSDRTAFFNLAAVGMPGKLVEIDETERIFSNPSVQATEDYISGRFG
- the pstA gene encoding phosphate ABC transporter permease PstA: MSHASTSVQDRPTPTPPAPVSSLSSRALPRLAPLGFAVVSIALGVGIGAAAGWHSRVQWGLLSALLFLTLSYVATSVVENKRQAKDRLATSLVWVCFLIAVVPLASLLWTTISRGSERLDGYFLTHSMAGVLGPEASGGVYHALIGTLEQVGIATLISAPLGLLTAVYLVEYGKGALARAVTFFVDVMTGIPSIVAGLFILSIMLIAGLEPSGLMGALALTILMMPVVVRSTEEMLKLVPNELREASLALGIPKWRTILKVVLPTAIGGIATGVMLAIARIAGETAPIILLVFGSQLINPNPFEGAQSSLPFYIYEQYKIGEAASYDRAWAAALVLIAFVMILNLVARGIARWKAPKTGR
- the pstC gene encoding phosphate ABC transporter permease subunit PstC, with the translated sequence MASTTQTEIPPAPPGRRTRAKSTGRAGDKIFLGLSRGSGILLLVLMASIAVFLSYRAAIAISKDEGNFLTTFDWNPAGDPPVFGIAVLLFGTVVSSIIAMVIAVPIAVGIALFISHYAPRKLAGVIAYVIDLLAAVPSIVYGIWGALVLVPYLEGLNLWLDQFFGWTYLFEKTEIGVARSLFTVGILLAIMILPIVTSVSREVFLQVPKMNEEAALALGATRWEVIRLSVLPFGRSGVISASMLGLGRALGETMAVATVLSPSFLISLHVLNPGGGTFAQNIAAKFGEADAFGRDALIASGLVLFVLTLLVNGAARLIIARRKEYSGANA